Proteins from one Thermobifida alba genomic window:
- a CDS encoding copper transporter — protein sequence MIDFRYHLVSTVAIFLALTVGIVLGTTMLQDPLLHTLKAETAQLREQSERLRTDKDLADQFNAGTAQLITAYETAMLERRLADTRIVVVEPSGVDAAVRDAIMERLRHAGGTVVGRITLTDRYLDPGEADHVDEVADRWSEDLKVPRGTPYERAGAEIAQAVLTADGDESPDGFDPAELLAGYVESGLLAVHGEPASGADAALLLAPAEPFALVADQEGNDTATPPANATVLALARALKRAGAATVLAGAPDADGPTGIIRQARAEKARFTTVDTAGTTAGDIVTVLALALAAEGRDGHYGVGAGVDGFLPAVLPDPRPDPTPTPSTGVSAEDVAADDES from the coding sequence GTGATCGACTTCCGCTACCACCTGGTCTCCACCGTCGCGATCTTCCTGGCGCTCACCGTCGGCATCGTGCTGGGCACCACCATGCTGCAGGACCCGCTGCTGCACACGCTCAAGGCGGAGACGGCGCAACTGCGCGAGCAGAGCGAGCGGCTGCGCACCGACAAGGACCTGGCCGACCAGTTCAACGCGGGCACCGCCCAGCTCATCACCGCCTACGAGACGGCGATGCTGGAGCGCCGACTCGCCGACACGCGGATCGTGGTGGTGGAGCCGTCCGGGGTGGACGCCGCCGTCCGCGACGCGATCATGGAACGGCTGCGGCACGCCGGGGGAACGGTCGTCGGCCGCATCACCCTCACCGACCGGTACCTCGACCCCGGGGAGGCCGACCACGTCGACGAGGTCGCCGACCGGTGGAGCGAGGACCTGAAGGTGCCCCGCGGCACCCCCTACGAGCGGGCCGGCGCCGAGATCGCGCAGGCGGTCCTCACCGCCGACGGGGACGAGTCCCCCGACGGCTTCGACCCCGCGGAGCTCCTCGCCGGATACGTCGAGTCCGGCCTGCTCGCCGTCCACGGCGAGCCCGCGTCGGGCGCCGACGCGGCCCTGCTGCTGGCCCCGGCCGAACCGTTCGCGCTCGTCGCCGACCAGGAGGGGAACGACACGGCCACCCCGCCCGCCAACGCGACCGTGCTGGCCCTGGCGCGCGCCCTGAAGCGGGCCGGTGCCGCCACCGTCCTGGCCGGCGCACCGGACGCGGACGGCCCCACCGGGATCATCCGGCAGGCGCGCGCCGAGAAGGCCCGGTTCACCACCGTCGACACCGCGGGCACCACCGCGGGAGACATCGTCACCGTGCTGGCGCTGGCCCTGGCCGCCGAGGGGCGCGACGGCCACTACGGGGTCGGTGCGGGCGTCGACGGCTTCCTGCCCGCGGTCCTGCCGGACCCCCGACCCGATCCGACACCCACGCCCTCGACCGGCGTCTCCGCCGAAGACGTCGCCGCCGACGACGAGTCCTAG
- the steA gene encoding putative cytokinetic ring protein SteA → MKVPTALSARLPRLRRARPNGVAGVSAPVRADRRTKNLTKRLRPGDIAVIDHVDLDRVSAEALVECGVSAVVNAARSISGRYPNLGPQLIVEAGIPLVDEVGPEVFARIDEGERLRLEGGALMRGDTVVAKGVEQDAESVRAAMVEARAGLAVQLEAFAANTMEYLKRERTLLLEGVGVPDIATPIEGRHVLIVVRGYHYREDLAALRPYIREYHPVIIGVDGGADALLEAGYRPDIIVGDFDSVSDRALACGAELVVHAYRDGRAPGLRRLTELGYEAVVFPATGTSEDVAMMLADDAGAALIVAVGTHATLEEFLDKGRAGMASTFLTRLRVGGKLVDAKGVSRLYRSRISPWTLLLLVAASLLTIVVAAYCSPAGQVYLTFLAARWDAFYYWLTGLFA, encoded by the coding sequence ATGAAGGTTCCGACCGCGCTGAGCGCGCGACTTCCCAGGCTCCGTCGCGCCAGGCCCAACGGGGTGGCCGGCGTGAGCGCCCCGGTCCGGGCCGACCGCCGCACCAAGAACCTCACCAAACGGCTCAGACCCGGCGACATCGCGGTCATCGACCACGTCGACCTCGACCGCGTCAGCGCCGAGGCCCTCGTGGAGTGCGGGGTCTCGGCCGTGGTGAACGCCGCCAGGAGCATCAGCGGCCGCTATCCCAACCTGGGCCCGCAACTCATCGTCGAGGCGGGAATCCCCCTGGTCGACGAGGTGGGGCCGGAAGTCTTCGCCCGGATCGACGAGGGCGAGCGGCTGCGCCTGGAGGGCGGCGCCCTCATGCGCGGCGACACGGTGGTGGCCAAGGGCGTCGAACAGGACGCCGAGTCGGTCCGGGCGGCCATGGTCGAGGCGCGCGCCGGACTCGCCGTCCAACTGGAGGCGTTCGCCGCCAACACCATGGAGTACCTCAAACGCGAGCGGACGCTGCTGCTGGAGGGGGTCGGCGTCCCCGACATCGCCACGCCGATCGAGGGCCGCCACGTCCTGATCGTGGTGCGCGGCTACCACTACCGGGAGGACCTGGCGGCGCTGCGCCCCTACATCCGCGAGTACCACCCGGTCATCATCGGGGTGGACGGCGGCGCCGACGCGCTCCTGGAGGCCGGGTACCGGCCCGACATCATCGTCGGCGACTTCGACTCGGTGTCCGACCGCGCCCTGGCCTGCGGGGCGGAACTGGTGGTGCACGCCTACCGGGACGGGCGGGCGCCGGGCCTGCGGCGCCTCACCGAACTGGGGTACGAGGCCGTGGTCTTCCCGGCCACCGGAACCAGCGAGGACGTGGCGATGATGCTCGCCGACGACGCCGGCGCCGCGCTCATCGTCGCCGTCGGCACCCACGCCACCCTCGAAGAGTTCCTGGACAAGGGGCGCGCGGGAATGGCCAGCACCTTCCTCACCCGCCTGCGGGTCGGCGGCAAACTCGTCGACGCCAAGGGCGTCAGCCGCCTCTACCGCAGCCGCATCTCGCCGTGGACGCTGCTGCTGCTCGTGGCGGCCAGTCTGCTCACCATCGTCGTCGCGGCCTACTGCTCCCCGGCCGGACAGGTCTACCTGACCTTCCTCGCCGCGCGGTGGGACGCGTTCTACTACTGGCTCACGGGGCTCTTCGCGTGA